atcaacaaccttgtccatacctccctggtggaaaaacgtgggtagttaggataaatcctgacacttagacaaaatttaatGCTCCCAAGGGAAAAACGACCTTGGTATGAAATAACAGTGGTGGAAAAATGGAGCAAGTATGGATTTaaggggaaatccatgtccagtccGGATCTTGagtggggaaaaccatgggtagtcaggaatatgaggggaaaagcatctctagtatggaattttgaccttttaacccttagaatatggattttactccggaaaatgatgatttttccactcagaaTCACTTAAAAATTCCGAAACTTAATAAAGACTTaggcaaattcatcaaaaattggaGCGTAACACAAGGAAAActatcgggataaagtgcgaaatcaacttgaataattctctaggagcgagaaaacaactccaaaaggtctggaaACACTTTAGCACTTTAAAATCACCAACGAGGACATTAAAAAACACGTTAACCCTCCAAAAAGGGTGGTCTACACAGACAAAACTAGGATCACTAAGAAATCTCAATTTTAcgcgcttgatcctataacttcaaaaaccctaaatgaCATTAGGCATGATCGAAACTCTGAGACTCAGGCATGAGAAACACAAAATTGCCAACTAAGTAGCCAAAACCCTAACCCAACAACGCAGAAAgccaaaaaagagggggtccccgttagcaatggggcgatgtgtgaaaaggtcacaacacactCCTTGTTCACTATGGTCTTGCATGCATCCAtcctcttcttgtatttttcttcatattcatcttttGTTCTTTCATGTCTGTtccacgtggaattccaaacacctcagcaattgcgtcctcagcaaggtaggcaatgatggcacccttaggagtctcgatcattcgggagcgaggatcataacatcgtgcacactccaagaTTAGCTtgctgcactgtatggactgtgggaACCCAACGGCCTGATAAATACCTCTCTTCATAATGTTTGCATAAGCTGGGGAagcaatttggcttccaattccgaACATCCGTTGCTGCATTTGGTCCATGTTTAGCAAATGCATATTCGTgtctgtaatctccttccatctagatGATATTTTGGATTTTGTATAGAATCCCGTCTCAACTATCTTCTGTTGTTTCTTTCGAATGCTAATTCCGGACTTTGACATCGCACCTATATGAAGCTGGAAGTTAGACACTTTGGATAATTTTCTTGACAACTATTTCCAAAATTAAAGAAGTTATGATTTCTTAATGATTTGGACAATTTTAGGCATAAAAATCAGAAATTTTATCCACATTCTCAATGAATTCCGAAAATGGAACAAAAATGTGATAAGACTAGGGTATGAAACCGtcatgaaattcattaaaatcGCCAATTTTCAAACTTAACAAAGTTTGAAGACACACCTTcttatacttagaaattttatcaaaattagagtgcaaaggagtataccggattggGAAATGAACTAGGAAAGGTGTGAAAATTAGTGTTTTCACTCAAAAGTTGTCTGAGGACACCTTCCCAAGGTCAACAATGGCTGCCAGCAAGTTTGGAGACAACCTGCAACTCTACAAATAAGTCCTTAAAAACAAGTTGCAATTGCGTAAAATGTGCAAACTTGATGAAAATAACTTTCCATGGTGAAAACAATCAATTCCGGGTGCGTATGTATGGCTGGTAAAAGAAAatttttctgaggacaagtctgaaaatgatgcgtttcagacttaccagcaccttgcaaagtgcaAAATGGTGAGAAAAATGACCCccaagcaaaatcgccaaagtTGGGAAGTGGCTGGAAATGAAGGTTTTCTGAGGACAGCCTAAATCAATGGCATCTCAGGTCTGCAACAGCAATAATAGGCTCTGAAAATGCACCTAGAACTCCTCCAAACAACCCCTAGACAAAATCGCCTAAGGTGAGAATTAGTTGGCAACAAAGTGTATGTCTGAAAAATGCACTtctagccaacaatggaggtcgaaAATCTTCAGCAATGGTGAATGTGTGCAGGTCCAGCTCAGGCTGAAATTAATGGCAGCCAACCAACACTTAACACATTCATCAAATTACCCAAACCAAAGGGAAATGACCCCCAAAGTTAAAATCGACCAGCTGGGGTATGGCGCCAAGTTAGGAAGAAACCCCCAAAATCGCCAATAATGGTGGCAAAAGTCACTGTAAATTCTCCTCCAAAAGGGGCACCAAGGCTAgacaaacaaatctgcaactttAAAATTTCAAATGGTGTCCAATGGACACTTAGCAAAAAATCGGCCAGCTGGAATCAATGATATGTCTTCAACTTGCCACTTAGCTATCACCATcagcaaatataataataaaatattgctgGTCTCCTTCTTTTAAACTAGTTTTTACTCCAAGTTTTCATCACACAAGCAATGTGGAATAAAACTTTGATACTTATACTTGCCCAGGGAAAATCGATTTGCGTCTAGAAGGTAAAAATCATTTAATGTTTATTGCAAATCATATattaattattttcattttttatataaTCATTAATGACcaccaaaataattaaatttgagtcaatttatTAAAAGTATTTCAAAATTTAGATCAAAATTGACATCGAAGGGAAAATCGCCCCATGTTGGGATAAAAATCTCAATGAAAAAAAAACTCATTAAAATCATTTAAATGCCTTTGGGGGAAAATCGATCTCTATTGGGTTACAAACCCCAACAAAATTTCATCAAACTTGCACAAATtcgcctccaggggaaaatcgatccctgttTGGAATGAAAATTCCAACTTAAATTGTCATTCAGCTCAAAAATCACTTTGGAGGAAAATTGACCCCTATCTgaactcaaaattgtcaaaatcatcACTGGTGGAAATTCGCCCTATGTTTGGAATCACTATCCGCATTAAAATCCTTAAAATCTCGTCACAAAAGTCCTAGTGGAAAATCGATAGGCATTAGGAATCATCATTTTGTTCATCATTAAAGTCATCCGCAATCTTGATGGAAAATCGTGGGTCATCAGGAGGATTTcccacacttagtcaaatttttacCTTTCTGGTGGAAAATCCCCCCATGTCTGGATAACGAGTGGGGGAAAATTAGTTCCATCAGGAATCCAGTGGAAATTCACATCTCATCAGGATTTTGAGGggggggaaaatcatgggtcattGGAAATGTGGGGGGAAAAGCACCTCCCATCaggaattttgacattttgacccttagaatatggattttcatcaggaatttaatgatttaaccactcaaaatcgtcTAGACACTTAGAATTTTCAATAAAACGCGTAAGGACTTAGACAAATTTACCAAAATTTGAGCGAAACAAAAGGAAACCTATCatgataaagtgcaaaatcaacttcaataacttcctaggagcgagaaaaaAACTCCTGAAGGTCCTAAAATACCTTAGCACTTAAAAATCACTGACAAGGACGTTCAAAAACACGTTTACACTAAAAATATCAACTTTTAtgcacttgatcctataacttcaaaaaaccCTAATGACAAATAGGCATGATCAAAATATCCGAGACTTGGGCACAGGaactcaaaattgcccactatactgccaaaaccctaaactaaccaatgcagaaagcaggaaagagggggtccccgtttgcaatggggcgatgtgtgaaaaggtcacaacaagacctTAACTCTTGTATGTGTGTATATTGCCTTGGAGTTATGGGATGCATTGATTTTATAAATTTAGGTGGAATACATTCCAAATCCTAGAGAGTTACTGGTGGAAACTTAGTTGAATCTTTTTTGGTGCATGACTTCCCTGGGAAATATTATTTTGATCATGGAAATGCAGATGACTCTTAGTACTTCCACAATCTGCTTGCAATAAAAGTTAAAACCCAAGGCCACTGATATTATGATAGCTTGGAAAAGTTTTTTTGATAATAGAAATGCAGAAGCCATGTTCCTTGGGTTCACTCCAGTTGCTAGTATTCTACAACTCTGATGATTGTAATTTTTAACGCTTTCAAAGCATTTTCATTTTCCATCATCTTATCTCTGTTTCAATCCATAGGCTTTCGTTGTTGATATCTGTAGCGTAGGTTCTGGAACTTCAATCCTAAACAAATATCTCCCACAGGGCCAGGTGCTTTCCATCTTGGCAGGAAGGAAGTGGATATGGTTTATTGTTTCTTTTCAGCTATTATATCACATTTTATAATTAATATACCTGCTATGAGCAAAGCTCATAGTTTCTCAGTTCTTACTTGTTAGGTGGTGACTGTCATCTTTTAGATGAGAAAATATGGAAATGCTAGTCCTAAACAAGTAAATACAGCAAGTAAAAACCCAATGCATGTAATGCGTTCATGATGTTCCATGACAGCATCGCTTCGCATCCTGCATCCCAAGATACGTGATCTGGGACAAAATGTATGTAGCATTAGAATCTAATTAATTTAACGAAGGTGTAAAAATTATTTTCATCTTTAGAATGCATTCCTGATTGTAGAGCCTTAATTTTTTGTACTGAGAAATAATTGAGAAAATTGTTGGATGTTGTAAAATGCATAAGATCATGATGTTCCATGATAGCTTTGCTTCACATTCTGCAACCGAAGAATGCTGTCCTGTATCTGAGCTGAGACAAAATGTGTGTGGCATGAGAATCTAATATATTTAATGAAGATGTAACACATATTTTCTCCTCTATAATGCATTCCTGAaaacaattttgaattttcttctttagaatgcATTCCTGATTGTCATCCTCTAGAATGTATTGATATATTTGAGCTATGCTTCTATCCAGGAAAGTCTTGCTTCTACTTATATACACAAAAAATATATCTACAAAGAGCTACTAGTATTGTTCTAGACTGCTTGCTTTAGTAACTACCTACTTATGGACATGCGTAGCTCTGCCGTGAGTACTTTGTCCACTGGGTGTTGTAAGATGCTTTGGTGTCAATATATTTGATTTTGTAGCATCTATTAGGAAAAGTTGCTTCTACATGTATATACACAGGATATGCACATAGTAATGTGTTCAGATTCACCTGAAACACTACTGTAGGGACATGGACTATGGTAACTTCACCATGCACCATGactatttatatataatattttacctGTATCTACTGGTAGGTTTTATGACCTTGGCCTTTTTGGATGAGTACTTACCTGACTCTATTCGTGGTCTTATTTTTTATTAGTTTGGCAGCTTTTGAGGCATTTTTTGTTTTAACATGTTTTACCTTGCAAGTAAAACATATTAGCTGCTTCTGGATTTGTTAATTTCAGGACTATACTTTCTATCATTTGTATGAATAAGAGATCTATTTAAATCCTGTTAATTGTATGTACCAAAGAtgaaaaaattgccaaaaaatcGTATGAATTGTGATTTATCGGGAGCAAAAAACCCAAACGATTTAATCTTTGAAAAAATCGGGAACAATTTTTATGGAAAAATCGCATGTTTTTGAGCAAAAAAATCGCGAGTAAATGCCAGAAAATCGTGTTTGGAAAAgtcattttgtttttttaaaaatcctAAAAAGGTCATGCGATAGTTTATTTTGTTTTGATGTTGGAAGGTGCAGGCGCGCGAGAGAAAAAAAATACGCCGCGATTTCTTCTCACACTGGCACGATTTAATCTCACGCTGACGCCATTTCTGTCACGCTGATGTGATTTAATCTTCTGCGAAtcgataattttttttataaattttaagtTAAGATGGTCTTGTTTACATTTCTACAGGCATTGGCAAGAGTATGAATGTATTGCACACGATGCATTGAAAATATAGAGTTAGGTTTCATATATGTTTTCCCTGGTTTCAGTCACTGAAACATGAACAACACATATGAATCTATTCCTACTTCCTATACTATTAGTATTGGTCAttgattttgttttttaaaacGATGTGAAGGTTTGAGATTTCAAAATTGGTTACTTATTAGGTAACAATGTCAAACACAACCATCAAAATACTAGATAAGATGTAGcaagaatattttaaaaaattatatattttcaaatgtttgaaatttattgccgattttttcccgattttaaaaaaattatcagccaaaagatttattgtcgattaagagtttttcatctttggtACACTACTATGTAGTGTGTGTGCTTTTAGTTGCTGGCCACAATTGTTTTCTTACTCGACTTATTTTACTGCTTGAGTTAAAATTTGAATTAAATTGTTTGGTCTGCAGTTGTAAATGTTGCCTGCAATTTTATTTGTATCGGTGATAGCTTTATCAATCACGATAACCTTTAATTTATGCTGACATGTCCAGATGAGTGGTGATCCTGGAATTTCAGCATTCCCAGAGGCTGATAACATGTTCTCCTGGGTTGGTACGATAAATGGTGGAAAAAATACTGTTTACGAGGGACTGGTATATAAACTTTCTTTGCGTTTCCCAACAGTATATCCATTCAAGCCCCCTCAAGTGAAATTTGAGACAGATTGCTACCATCCGAATGTTGACCAGCTTGGAAACATCTGTCTTGATATTCTTCGGGTGAGTATAGTTTTCTTGTTTTCCACTCCTGGCTTGTTATAATTTTTACAGAAATGATTATTGCATTTATTGGACCTGAATAATGTTTGATTGCAGGATAAATGGTCATCAGCATATGATGTTCGAACTGTACTTTTGTCTATTCAGAGCCTTTTGGGAGGTAAAAATGAACTTTTGCTTTCATTCTTTTCGTTTATGGATTTGTTGACTGTTCCTAGCAATTTATGCTACCATTTGCTATGCAGAGCCAAATAATGACTCTCCGTTGAATAGCGAGGCAGCATTACTATGGAGCAATCAAGAAGGTAATATAATTCTTTTGATACTAGCAAATGGAGATATTCAAACAAATAATTGTGAGTTTTATAGAGTCAATGTACTTTTGTTTCTTGTCTTATGGTTTCCTTGTCAATGTGCAGAGTTTAAAAAGAATGTGCTaaagcattatgaggatgttggtGGTGTTAGAAGTAGAGCTTAAGAAGGTCAGATCGAGGTGGAGGACAAAGATGTTTTATTATGGCAGAGGGCGCTCACTGCCAAAATTAAAGAGAATTTCTAGCTGGTTTTAGAGCAGCGTAAGCTTTTTCTCTATGTTTTGCCAGCATGAATAGCACAGGATACTTCTGAGGGGCAGCAAATTTTACAAATTCCCCAAGTTGTTTCTTTCAAGCTAACTGTAATATTGAATGTATGTTAATGTGATGGTATGATGCTCTTATTAATGCTAATGGTAAATTATCTTTAAATTTATTGCaagacacaaaatgaattgaagaaaATGTGATATTGTTATGTTTTGAGGTTGTGCATCTTCCTTGTGTTTAACTTGTGCTTTTCTAATACATGGGTAAGCCTAAGCTTCCTTTATTAACTTCATATAAAACTACGTAAGATGGAAACAAAATGTATGGAATACCTTAATGCAAGTGAGATATACTCTCTATGATGGGAAACTACAATGCTAATAAAAAGTTTGCTTGGATGATTGAAAACAAAAAATTACTTGGATGCCTTTGTATCCGTGTTTCCCTTAATTTACTATTTTTGATTGAGCCATGTGCTATACCTGATGAAGCGtaagaaaaattataaaattatatgatAAAATTGATGAAGTCACGGACTAATCAGATCGGCAGAGTTGACGACTCTCCATCCAAATCTTTGACAACATCCAAGACTTCATTACCAATGTTAATTAACTGAAGTAAAACTCCAAGATTGTGGTACTGATATAAAGGGCATTTAGTGGGTTTAGAACACAttgaacaaacaaaagacaaaCTTGCAACTATTGGAAGAAGGTTGAACGTTAGAAATGTTCATGTCATGGGAAATAAATTAATATAGACGAAACATCTTTTGAAAAAGAATAGCATTAATTCTCTCTCCTTACATGGTGAAAGGAAAGCAACCAATCATTGGAAAGTAACCAACCATACTTTTTGCTTCCACATTCTCCTCAACATTGGATTCTAAGACTCAAGTTCTTGGCTTGATAGAGAATAATTTTCTTTGTTAGAAAATTATTGGATTCTAAGACTCTTTTTGCCTCCACATTCTCCTCAACATTGGATTCTAAGACTCAAGTTCTTGGCTTGATAGAGAATAATTTTCTTTGTTAGAAAATTATTGAATATAGGGATTGGTACAATTGAGGATGTTGTTTGTATGCCTAACTTGTTAGGCAACCttatctccatctaccaaatcGCCCAAAATGGTAGGAAGGTTGAATTCATTCCAAAGCTTCTTGACTTTAAGAATCTTATAGGTAATTCTCTTCCTGCAGTGAGAAAGGCCAAGTACCACTTGACTTTATTCTCTCTTATAGATAATTCTCTTGTAGTGAGAAAGGCCAACTACCACTCTTGACTTTATTCTCTCGCGTAGATAATTCTCTTCTTGTTGACATCAAGAATCTTGTAGGTAATTCTCTTCGAGAAAGGCTAACTAACACTCTTGACTTTATTCTCTTATAGATAATTCCCTTCTTGTAGTGAGAAAGGCCAACTATCACTCTTGACTTTATTCTCTCTTATAGATAATTCTCTTTTGGTGGTGAGAAAGGCCAACTATCACTCGACTTTATTCTTTCTCTCACTTTGTATTTGATGCTCCTACTACAATATTTCTCACCCTTTCAAATTCTATGAAAAGTATGGTATGAATGGTGTGGGCATCTTAACTACCACTCCCTTCAATAGCATAGCACATAAGAAATGGTCACATGTCTTCCTTGAATTAGTTTTCTAATTGTGTTTATTTGGGTTGTGCCTTGGGAAAGCCTTCTAAGGATAAGTTTGACAAAGTGGTCACATGTCTTTCTTAAATTAGTTTTCGAAAGGTGTTTATTTGGGTTGTGCCTTGGGAAAAATTTGTAAGGATAAGTTTGACAAAGGGAAGGCTCGGAGGGCTTCAAAAGCCCTTGAGCTAGTTCACAATGACATGGTAGGTCCTTTTTATCCTCGTCTTTATGCAAGGCTCACTAtttgctcactttcattgatgactattctagaacatATTTGTCTTCCTTCAACAAAAGgtgaaatctttaaaaaaatttaagagTTCAAAGCTCGAGTTGAGAAATGATCTAGAAACTACTTGAAGATTTTCTACATAGATAATGGCAGAGAACATATGGACCATCACTTTGAGAATTTTGTACCCTTGAAGGGCTTGATCTTTAATATTTTGTTGCTTGTACACCTCAATAAAATGATatagtagagaggaaaaatagattCTTAAAAGAGATGTCTAGTAGCATGATTCACACACACTCTTGCATTGAAGCGATCAATTATGCCACTCACATTCAAAATAGTTTTCCGCATAAGGCATTGAAGGGCATCACTCCCTCTGAAGCATAGTGTGGTCGGAAACCTATTGTGTGGAATTTCAGGGTTTTTGTCTCACCAACTTGGATACATATTCCTTGAGAGAAGTGTAGGGCCTTGAAACCTTAGAGTT
This genomic stretch from Cryptomeria japonica chromosome 8, Sugi_1.0, whole genome shotgun sequence harbors:
- the LOC131059988 gene encoding uncharacterized protein LOC131059988, yielding MPSAQAASEQTQAMAKPIDSRAASRRLQSELMALMMSGDPGISAFPEADNMFSWVGTINGGKNTVYEGLVYKLSLRFPTVYPFKPPQVKFETDCYHPNVDQLGNICLDILRDKWSSAYDVRTVLLSIQSLLGEPNNDSPLNSEAALLWSNQEEFKKNVLKHYEDVGGVRSRA